In Oncorhynchus clarkii lewisi isolate Uvic-CL-2024 chromosome 24, UVic_Ocla_1.0, whole genome shotgun sequence, one DNA window encodes the following:
- the LOC139383182 gene encoding cerebellin 20: MRAIVLLCLLGAALANEYSWNSPGETTKDPKTENLCLADQASCGCCLMQKQMWRMEQFFNMSLNELQKGLEKAKAVINNVRASRSAFSVALTNTRRCEGPFREAKTVVYQYIFVNLGEGYNNRTGIFTVPRSGVYSLALTVYSDSGAPGANLAACANLMVNGRQVAGCSEQNQQDQEDSTTTVMAIQLQAGDKLSVTLPIGCFLCDEQSHYNTFSGFLLYATD; this comes from the exons ATGAGAG CTATCGTACTGCTGTGCTTGTTGGGGGCCGCTCTGGCCAATGAATACAGCTGGAATAGCCCTGGAGAGACAACAAAGGACCCCAAAACAGAGAACT TGTGTCTGGCGGACCAGGCCTCCTGCGGCTGCTGCCTGATGCAGAAGCAGATGTGGAGGATGGAGCAGTTTTTCAACATGAGTCTGAACGAGCTGCAGAAGGGCCTGGAGAAGGCAAAGGCTGTGATCAACAATGTCCGCG CTAGCCGCAGTGCCTTCTCCGTGGCCCTGACCAACACACGCCGTTGCGAGGGCCCTTTCCGTGAAGCTAAGACCGTTGTCTACCAGTACATCTTCGTCAACCTAGGTGAGGGCTACAACAACCGCACCGGCATCTTCACTGTGCCCCGCTCCGGTGTCTACAGCCTGGCCCTGACCGTGTACAGCGACTCGGGCGCCCCTGGCGCCAACCTGGCCGCGTGCGCCAACCTGATGGTGAACGGGCGCCAGGTGGCAGGCTGCAGTGAGCAGAACCAGCAGGACCAAGAGGACAGCACCACCACGGTGATGGCCATCCAGCTGCAGGCCGGGGACAAGTTGTCCGTCACACTGCCCATCGGATGCTTCCTGTGCGACGAACAGAGCCACTACAACACCTTTTCTGGCTTCCTACTCTACGCCACCGACTAA